From Rudanella lutea DSM 19387, a single genomic window includes:
- a CDS encoding NAD(P)H-binding protein: MNYVITGSIGHISKPIVQGLTKLGHAVTVITSKADNTAAIEALGATAAVGSVEDADFVKATFAGADAVYLMIPPKWGVTGWRAFQNGIADNYIEAIRANDIQFVVLLSSIGAHKGEGTGPVDGLYDMEQKLKTVEGLNVKSLRPSYFMYNLFAMIGLVKQAGIMGANFGDDKLVLVHTDDIAEAALQNLLNLDFTGFQVQYVAGDERTGAEIAQILGEAIGKPQTPWVVFSDEQNREGMIQAGLNDEMADKYTEMGASLRDGSMQADYFANRPAKLGKIKLEDFARQEFAPAFNA; this comes from the coding sequence ATGAACTACGTAATTACTGGCTCAATTGGCCACATCAGCAAACCCATTGTACAAGGCCTGACCAAACTGGGTCATGCCGTGACGGTAATCACCAGCAAAGCCGACAATACGGCTGCTATTGAAGCACTGGGGGCAACAGCCGCCGTTGGGAGTGTTGAAGATGCCGACTTTGTAAAGGCTACCTTTGCCGGGGCCGATGCCGTTTACCTGATGATTCCTCCTAAGTGGGGTGTTACGGGTTGGCGGGCGTTTCAAAACGGCATTGCCGACAATTACATTGAGGCCATTCGGGCCAACGACATTCAGTTTGTGGTGTTGCTGAGCAGCATTGGCGCGCACAAAGGAGAGGGAACTGGCCCGGTAGATGGTCTCTACGATATGGAGCAAAAGCTCAAAACCGTGGAGGGCCTGAACGTGAAATCGTTGCGCCCGTCGTACTTCATGTACAACCTCTTTGCCATGATTGGCCTGGTGAAGCAGGCCGGGATTATGGGTGCCAACTTTGGCGATGATAAACTGGTGTTGGTCCATACCGACGATATTGCCGAAGCCGCTCTGCAAAACCTGCTCAATCTGGATTTTACGGGTTTTCAGGTGCAGTACGTGGCTGGCGATGAGCGCACCGGGGCCGAAATTGCGCAGATCCTGGGCGAAGCCATCGGCAAACCCCAAACACCCTGGGTGGTATTTAGCGATGAGCAAAACCGCGAAGGCATGATACAGGCGGGTCTGAACGACGAGATGGCCGACAAATACACCGAAATGGGGGCGTCGCTGCGCGACGGTTCGATGCAGGCCGACTATTTCGCTAACCGACCCGCTAAACTCGGCAAAATCAAACTGGAAGATTTTGCCCGACAGGAGTTTGCCCCTGCTTTCAACGCCTAA
- a CDS encoding SDR family NAD(P)-dependent oxidoreductase, translating to MKKRALITGANSGIGLSTARALAHRGFDLILLVRNETKGREAQAEIQKANPNSQVDLVQASLDDADSVQRAAEHIKTTYDRIDVLINNAGYTPAKLEFTDENIERSFYASHVGHFALTWYLSDMLKKTAAQTGDVRIITLSSAAHMGGRVDRMFRRIDTLSPMLAYCDDKLANLLFAKGAAKHFEGTGIRSFSVHPGAVKTNFASDTKGIGGAIWKLMSPFLRTPERGAETSIFLAAAPLKSIGERNNGAYFVDMAPKTPRNRDVTDKNVQWLWEKSLKFV from the coding sequence ATGAAAAAACGAGCATTGATAACCGGAGCAAACTCCGGTATTGGGTTATCTACGGCCCGGGCGTTGGCCCACCGGGGCTTTGATTTGATCCTACTGGTCCGCAACGAAACCAAAGGCCGCGAGGCACAGGCCGAAATTCAGAAAGCCAATCCGAATAGTCAGGTCGATCTGGTACAGGCAAGCCTCGACGACGCTGACTCGGTGCAGCGGGCCGCCGAACACATCAAAACCACATACGACCGAATTGATGTGCTGATCAACAATGCGGGCTACACCCCGGCCAAACTGGAGTTTACCGACGAAAACATTGAGCGTTCATTCTACGCCAGTCACGTTGGTCATTTTGCTCTGACGTGGTACCTATCCGATATGCTGAAAAAAACGGCCGCTCAAACCGGTGATGTGCGCATCATTACGCTATCGTCGGCGGCCCATATGGGTGGGCGGGTCGATCGGATGTTTCGCCGGATCGATACGCTTTCGCCCATGCTGGCGTATTGCGACGATAAACTGGCTAACCTGCTCTTTGCCAAAGGAGCGGCCAAACATTTTGAGGGTACGGGTATCCGCTCATTTTCGGTGCATCCGGGCGCGGTCAAAACCAACTTTGCCAGCGACACCAAAGGTATTGGCGGGGCTATCTGGAAACTGATGTCGCCGTTTTTGCGGACACCCGAGCGTGGGGCCGAAACGTCGATCTTTCTGGCGGCCGCCCCGCTCAAGTCGATTGGGGAGCGCAACAACGGGGCTTACTTTGTGGACATGGCTCCCAAAACGCCCCGCAACCGCGACGTGACCGACAAAAACGTGCAGTGGCTTTGGGAAAAGAGCCTGAAGTTTGTGTAA
- a CDS encoding MarR family winged helix-turn-helix transcriptional regulator gives MKTESTLSTAECKSTRYSACLLFSANALARAITTIGDEEFGKLGLTYSHAYLLREVIDNPGVTPTHLSETLRLTPSTITRLIEKLETKGLVTRRSEGKNTFVDPTDGGIGMSNAIMDAWQRTGARYAEAIGEEQVKTLTQQVFGAARALGEV, from the coding sequence ATGAAAACCGAATCAACATTATCGACCGCCGAGTGTAAATCGACCCGCTATAGTGCCTGTCTGCTCTTTTCGGCGAACGCGCTTGCCCGGGCCATTACGACCATCGGCGACGAAGAATTTGGTAAACTGGGTTTGACATACTCGCACGCTTATCTGCTACGGGAGGTGATCGACAACCCAGGGGTGACACCCACGCATTTGAGCGAGACCCTGCGCCTGACTCCATCGACCATTACCCGGTTGATTGAGAAACTGGAGACCAAGGGATTGGTGACCCGTCGAAGCGAAGGAAAGAACACGTTTGTGGACCCTACCGACGGCGGAATCGGGATGAGCAACGCGATTATGGATGCCTGGCAACGAACCGGCGCCCGCTATGCCGAAGCCATTGGTGAAGAACAGGTGAAGACGCTTACCCAACAGGTTTTCGGGGCCGCAAGAGCACTGGGCGAAGTCTAA
- a CDS encoding SDR family oxidoreductase, which yields MKTEHQQVALITGANKGIGKETARQLCKRGFAVFIGSRDMHRGREACEELCAEGHEVVLLHLDVTDPVSIKQAVGTFSQKADHLDVLINNAAILEDHGEDITKLNTEMLERAMKTNVVGPILVTQDFLPYLQKARAGARVVNVSSGSGALHDMSTYAPGYSISKTALNAVTRQFAGALSGQNIAVNSVDPGWVRTEMGGQRASRPVEQGAETIVWLATEAPLHETGKFWHDKAEVNW from the coding sequence ATGAAAACAGAACATCAGCAGGTTGCTCTCATTACGGGCGCCAACAAAGGAATAGGAAAAGAAACGGCCCGCCAGCTGTGTAAACGTGGATTTGCGGTATTTATCGGGTCGCGGGATATGCACCGGGGCCGCGAAGCCTGCGAAGAACTCTGCGCCGAAGGGCATGAGGTCGTTTTGCTGCACCTCGACGTAACGGACCCTGTCAGCATCAAACAGGCGGTGGGTACGTTTTCGCAAAAAGCCGACCATCTGGATGTCTTGATCAACAACGCGGCCATTCTGGAAGATCATGGCGAAGACATCACGAAGCTGAACACCGAAATGCTCGAACGGGCGATGAAAACGAATGTTGTCGGCCCTATTCTGGTGACTCAGGACTTTTTGCCGTACCTGCAAAAGGCCCGTGCGGGGGCGCGGGTCGTGAACGTATCGAGCGGGTCGGGGGCGTTGCACGACATGAGCACGTATGCACCGGGCTACAGTATTTCTAAAACGGCCCTCAATGCGGTTACCCGGCAGTTTGCGGGTGCCTTGAGCGGGCAAAACATCGCCGTAAATTCGGTAGACCCCGGTTGGGTACGTACTGAAATGGGCGGTCAACGAGCCTCTCGCCCGGTTGAACAGGGAGCCGAGACCATTGTGTGGCTTGCCACCGAGGCCCCCCTCCATGAGACTGGCAAGTTCTGGCACGACAAAGCCGAGGTGAACTGGTAA
- a CDS encoding DUF2268 domain-containing putative Zn-dependent protease (predicted Zn-dependent protease with a strongly conserved HExxH motif): MRRLILCLTLLLSNSSFGQTKVYTQDVTNFFAAFDSINKQPDTAKQLTILQKLYIDRASDGLKDFIALGGGNPSKWLNYITYNRGYLTKMRPFIENVSTQIPTIQAKLAKIKQMYPACKDGSIYFIIGCGTVGGSPNKQTNNLLLGAEVLASANSEWAIPAVIHEFIHLQQKDGNGQLLTQTINEGVAEFLSEVFFEKELAVNGFSTHLTFGSQNEDKVWKAFKTEMFVINNGFLGWLYGSKSFSGRQIQDLGYFIGYTICKSYFEKTDDKQLAIRNLLELDLASNEKIRQFVLQSGYITPNDLEFVKSSGFTDKRVAKKVQKVVYGYRIKKSNILFEYKLPIDFLNRHKGDIGSVSVAGSFNDWNPNNAEFLMTKRPNNIYILSVPTSKIDLSKPQQFKFVLNKDIWMPAPEIAKNVDETSQNLTLDKD, encoded by the coding sequence ATGAGACGTTTGATACTCTGCTTGACATTACTTCTATCTAATTCATCATTTGGGCAAACGAAGGTATATACCCAAGACGTTACTAATTTTTTTGCAGCTTTCGACAGTATCAATAAGCAACCAGATACGGCTAAACAATTAACTATCCTTCAAAAGTTATACATAGATAGGGCAAGCGACGGTTTAAAGGACTTCATTGCTTTGGGTGGCGGAAATCCCTCTAAATGGTTGAATTACATTACCTACAATAGAGGCTACCTTACAAAGATGCGCCCGTTTATAGAAAATGTTTCAACTCAAATACCAACCATTCAGGCGAAGCTGGCGAAGATCAAACAAATGTATCCTGCATGTAAAGATGGAAGTATTTATTTCATCATCGGTTGTGGCACGGTTGGAGGTAGTCCGAACAAACAAACGAATAATTTACTACTTGGTGCGGAAGTTTTGGCATCAGCAAATTCGGAATGGGCTATCCCGGCAGTGATTCACGAGTTTATTCATTTGCAACAAAAAGATGGAAATGGTCAATTATTGACGCAAACGATCAACGAAGGTGTTGCAGAGTTTTTATCTGAAGTCTTTTTTGAAAAAGAACTCGCAGTCAATGGCTTTTCTACCCACTTAACCTTTGGATCCCAGAATGAGGATAAGGTCTGGAAAGCATTTAAGACAGAGATGTTTGTTATAAATAACGGTTTTCTGGGCTGGCTATACGGATCAAAGTCTTTTTCGGGTAGACAAATTCAAGATTTAGGCTACTTCATTGGTTATACGATTTGCAAGTCTTATTTCGAGAAAACCGATGATAAACAACTGGCTATCAGAAATTTATTAGAGTTAGACCTCGCGTCCAACGAAAAAATAAGACAATTCGTACTGCAATCAGGCTACATTACGCCCAATGATTTAGAATTTGTTAAATCATCCGGCTTTACGGATAAGCGTGTAGCCAAAAAAGTACAAAAGGTTGTGTATGGTTACAGAATAAAAAAGAGCAATATCCTGTTCGAATACAAGCTCCCGATTGACTTTCTAAACAGACATAAAGGAGATATTGGCTCTGTTTCTGTTGCTGGTTCGTTCAACGATTGGAATCCCAATAATGCAGAATTCCTCATGACTAAGCGCCCTAATAACATTTACATATTGTCGGTACCAACGTCAAAAATAGATTTATCGAAGCCCCAACAATTTAAGTTTGTACTCAATAAAGACATTTGGATGCCTGCTCCGGAGATAGCGAAAAACGTAGACGAAACGTCACAGAACTTAACCTTGGATAAAGACTGA
- a CDS encoding porin family protein, with product MTIHLAGLALALLPGCLMAQSALPQRSVSSSPVFYASAASRYTPKGTFAPVKNTFRLTSRPVSPKTDGAAFRIGLRGGGNYVLPLESVEGATYQNTFGYHGGLVFNIGRGMITFQPEVNYSQISVKAGASIQGFNLSVQGINNRVEVPLLVKASFGDPDRARFFVNAGPYAAYILSSRLKASLGPFGDIDEKVTFEGSEGRISYGLAGGLGVAIPLGPGHLTIEGRGLYELGDNAKNMTVDPTIPVDTDVQNTKYLTLQASIGYLIPIGGR from the coding sequence ATGACTATTCACCTTGCTGGCCTGGCTTTAGCCCTGCTTCCGGGCTGTCTGATGGCGCAATCGGCTCTCCCGCAGCGTTCAGTTTCATCATCGCCTGTATTCTATGCCTCGGCTGCGTCGCGGTACACTCCGAAAGGGACATTTGCCCCGGTTAAAAACACCTTCCGACTAACCAGCCGACCCGTTTCGCCAAAAACCGACGGGGCCGCGTTCCGCATTGGACTCCGGGGTGGTGGTAACTACGTTCTCCCGCTCGAAAGCGTTGAGGGAGCTACCTACCAAAACACCTTTGGCTACCACGGCGGTCTGGTATTCAATATAGGCCGGGGTATGATTACGTTTCAGCCCGAAGTCAACTACAGCCAGATCAGTGTCAAAGCAGGGGCCAGTATTCAGGGGTTCAACCTCTCGGTTCAGGGTATCAACAACCGGGTTGAAGTGCCATTATTGGTAAAAGCCTCCTTTGGCGACCCTGACCGGGCGCGATTCTTCGTCAACGCTGGCCCCTATGCGGCCTATATTTTAAGTAGCCGTCTCAAAGCTTCGCTGGGGCCATTCGGTGATATTGATGAGAAAGTAACGTTTGAAGGCTCCGAAGGCCGTATTTCGTACGGGTTAGCTGGCGGACTGGGTGTAGCCATTCCGCTCGGACCGGGCCACCTGACTATCGAGGGTCGGGGCCTTTACGAGTTGGGCGATAACGCAAAAAACATGACCGTTGACCCTACAATTCCGGTCGATACGGATGTTCAGAACACTAAATATCTTACCTTACAGGCTTCCATTGGCTACCTGATTCCTATCGGGGGCCGATAA